A single genomic interval of Procambarus clarkii isolate CNS0578487 chromosome 61, FALCON_Pclarkii_2.0, whole genome shotgun sequence harbors:
- the LOC138354145 gene encoding uncharacterized protein, whose translation MYNEKQRYDYKELGYEGKEQGYENKENGFEDKELGYENKVLGYEDKGLAYEDKERGYEDKELGYEDKEQGYKPMELGYKHKELGYKYKKVGHEDKEQRYED comes from the exons ATGTATAATGAAAAACAAAGATACgattacaaggagctgggatatgagggcaaggaacaaggatatgagaacaaggaaaatgggtttgaggacaaggagctgggatatgaaaacaAG gtactaggatatgaggacaaggggctggcatatgaggataaggagcggggatatgaggacaaggagctgggttatgaggacaaggaacaggGATATAAgcccatggagctgggatataagcacaaggagctaggatataagTACAAGAAGGTGGGACATGAAGACAAGGAACagagatatgaggactag